Proteins from a single region of Antechinus flavipes isolate AdamAnt ecotype Samford, QLD, Australia chromosome 2, AdamAnt_v2, whole genome shotgun sequence:
- the B2M gene encoding beta-2-microglobulin, with protein sequence MANFLLIALLGQLCFLPYLEAITSSPKVQVYSRHPLDSDKTNYMNCFVSGFHPPQISIELLKDGQKIENVEQSDLSFSNDWTFYQLVSTPFEGSSKSEYICRVAHSTLKEPKITKWDPEQN encoded by the exons ATGGCGAACTTCTTGCTAATTGCCCTTTTGGGGCAATTGTGCTTCCTTCCCTACCTGGAGGCTATCACAA GTTCTCCCAAAGTTCAGGTTTATTCCCGTCACCCATTGGACAGTGACAAGACCAACTACATGAATTGTTTTGTGTCAGGATTTCACCCACCACAGATTAGCATTGAGCTTCTAAAGGATggtcaaaaaattgaaaatgtagaGCAGTCCGATCTGTCCTTCAGCAACGATTGGACTTTCTATCAGCTTGTCTCTACACCTTTTGAGGGAAGCTCAAAAAGTGAATATATTTGCAGAGTGGCCCATTCAACCCTCAAAGAACCTAAAATAACTAAATGGG